The following are encoded in a window of Amaranthus tricolor cultivar Red isolate AtriRed21 chromosome 2, ASM2621246v1, whole genome shotgun sequence genomic DNA:
- the LOC130802582 gene encoding growth-regulating factor 7 yields the protein MTKCTASTYSNEIGVSNKKFQEGQVVVVELGLKLQQDQDRSFLSKRDLDDDDHHDDRDGDGNSGPTSNGYNNMMSNYHSSNSPSSVHCSTTNTTTSCAVSSAVFVRGLQPFDVSSSYYSPANPFFKSSVGMATTMGFPFTAAQWKELERQAMIYKYMMASLPVPPDLLYSSFATNFAPTFVPASYLLGKYGSGISMRWSGNSKDAEPGRCRRTDGKKWRCSRDVAPNQKYCERHMHRGRPRSRKHVELQQQQQQQQQHSISNLSLNNSIIDKDNIAPPKKTRLSDSSSSNPQCVASNLQSSTKASIFDHHLVSPTNPFEDSRNLGWTDEQQWNHLVHQANMGSSVFHNQCDGETLNLNSNSGFNTKSDELGLLERPLIDTWSMGMAGNKNIGGNCNKLSSNGNTIDDEMCQIHMGLGLIDSWVSSTTTPGGPLAEVLRPGNLAISDAGETKFVTPPATTVSSPSGVLQKTLATFSDSSESNSPITCNNSKASSDMPFHWLN from the exons atgaCAAAGTGTACTGCTTCTACATATAGTAATGAAATTGGCGTTTCAAACAAGAAATTCCAAGAAGGTCAAGTAGTTGTAGTTGAGCTGGGTCTGAAATTGCAGCAAGATCAGGACCGTTCATTTTTAAGTAAAAGAgatcttgatgatgatgatcatcatGATGATCGTGATGGTGATGGAAATAGTGGGCCCACAAGTAATGGGTATAACAATATGATGAGTAATTACCACAGTAGTAATTCACCCTCttctgttcattgttcaacaactAATACAACTACAAGTTGTGCTGTTTCTTCTGCTGTTTTTGTAAGAGGCTTGCAGCCTTTTGATGTTTCTTCTTCATATTACTCTCCTGCAAATCCTTTCTTCAAATCTTCAG TTGGTATGGCTACAACAATGGGGTTTCCATTTACAGCAGCACAATGGAAAGAATTGGAAAGACAAGCAATGATATACAAGTACATGATGGCATCTCTTCCTGTTCCTCCTGATCTTCTCTATTCATCATTTGCTACCAATTTTGCTCCCACATTTGTCCCTGCTTCCTATT TGTTAGGGAAGTATGGGAGTGGAATAAGCATGAGATGGAGTGGAAATAGTAAGGATGCCGAACCAGGAAGGTGTAGAAGAACCGACGGAAAGAAATGGAGGTGCTCAAGGGACGTGGCGCCTAATCAAAAGTACTGTGAGCGTCACATGCATAGAGGACGTCCCCGTTCAAGAAAGCATGTGGAACTTcaacaacagcaacaacaacaacaacaacattccatttcCAATCTTTCCCTCAACAACAGTATCATTGACAAAGATAATATTGCACCTCCTAAGAAGACTCGCTTGAGCGACTCTTCTTCGTCTAATCCTCAATGTGTGGCGTCTAATCTTCAATCTTCTACTAAAGCTTCCATATTTGATCATCATTTAGTCTCTCCTACTAATCCTTTTGAGGATTCTAG GAACTTGGGTTGGACTGATGAGCAACAATGGAATCATTTGGTGCATCAAGCAAACATGGGTTCCTCAGTTTTTCATAACCAATGTGATGGGGAGACCTTAAATTTGAATTCCAATTCTGGTTTTAATACCAAATCTGATGAATTGGGCTTGCTAGAGAGGCCTTTGATTGATACTTGGTCAATGGGTATGGCAGGCAACAAAAACATTGGTGGAAATTGTAATAAACTCTCATCAAATGGCAATACCATTGATGACGAGATGTGCCAAATCCACATGGGCCTCGGGCTTATTGACTCATGGGTTTCGTCCACAACCACACCCGGTGGCCCATTAGCCGAAGTTTTAAGGCCGGGTAATCTGGCAATATCAGATGCCGGTGAGACCAAGTTTGTCACACCGCCAGCGACAACAGTCTCGTCTCCTTCTGGGGTTCTTCAGAAAACACTTGCTACATTTTCGGATAGCAGCGAGAGCAACAGCCCCATTACTTGCAATAACTCCAAGGCAAGCTCCGATATGCCATTCCACTGGTTGAACTAG
- the LOC130802578 gene encoding protein CANDIDATE G-PROTEIN COUPLED RECEPTOR 7-like, which produces MAITPSSFLPQILLPFLICSLLLPQILSEIHFTQIRSNSHPIIPFDEFGFTHSGFLNLNVTLLSLRLHNLQSSPINNPNDLSLLGFFLCTRDSWSHVINQLDQNDIVCPLQSDLIKPVFTFDRLNNGGLTHFNLSIQITNPNLYALVFSNCIPNLQISMDVLSSMYNLNPKTNSKSYLSIGNSNLPSIYFIFALICVTLIVIWVITLLSKRTKIFQIHFFMLAVLILKALNLLSEAEDKSFIKRTGTAHGWDVLFYIFSFLKGISLFTLIVLIGTGWSFLKTYLQDKEKKVLMIVIPLQVIANVAQVVIDETGPYGVDSYTWKQVFLLVDIVCCCSVLFPIVWSIEKLRAADKSDGKAKVNLMKLTLFKHYYVVVICYIYFTRVIVYGLETITSYRFEWTSVVAGELGTVLFYVFTGYTFRPKPCNSYFVIDDEEEEAALEMLRMDGGKS; this is translated from the coding sequence ATGGCGATTACCCCCTCTTCCTTTCTCCCTCAAATCCTCCTTCCCTTCCTTATTTGTTCTCTCCTTCTCCCTCAAATCCTATCGGAAATTCATTTCACACAAATCCGCTCCAATTCCCATCCCATAATCCCATTCGACGAATTCGGGTTCACACATTCCGGATTCCTTAACCTCAACGTTACTCTCCTCTCTCTCCGTCTCCATAACCTCCAATCCTCTCCCATTAATAACCCTAATGATCTTTCTCTCCTCGGATTCTTCCTCTGTACCCGCGATTCATGGTCTCACGTCATCAATCAACTCGACCAAAACGACATCGTTTGTCCCCTTCAATCAGACCTAATCAAACCCGTTTTCACATTTGATCGTCTCAATAATGGCGGTCTTACTCATTTCAATCTCTCTATTCAAAttacaaaccctaatttatatGCCCTCGTTTTCTCAAATTGTATCCCTAATCTTCAAATCTCCATGGATGTTCTTTCGTCAATGTATAATTTGAACCCCAAAACCAACTCCAAATCTTATCTTTCTATCGGTAACTCTAATCTACCTtcaatttatttcatttttgcCCTAATTTGCGTAACCTTAATTGTCATCTGGGTAATTACTCTATTATCAAAACGAaccaaaatttttcaaattcatttcTTCATGCTTGCTGTTCTTATATTAAAAGCATTGAATTTACTATCAGAAGCTGAAGATAAATccttcatcaaaagaacaggaACTGCCCATGGATGGGATGTTTTGTTCTACATTTTCAGCTTCCTAAAGGGGATTTCATTGTTTACTTTGATTGTTCTAATTGGAACTGGTTGGTCTTTTTTAAAAACCTATTTACAAGATAAAGAAAAGAAGGTTTTGATGATTGTGATCCCACTTCAAGTAATTGCAAATGTTGCTCAAGTTGTGATTGATGAAACAGGGCCTTATGGTGTTGATTCATATACATGGAAGCAAGTGTTTTTGCTTGTTGATattgtttgttgttgttctGTGTTGTTTCCCATTGTATGGTCTATTGAGAAGCTTAGGGCAGCTGATAAGAGTGATGGTAAGGCTAAGGTGAATTTGATGAAATTGACATTGTTTAAGCATTACTATGTTGTGGTAATTTGTTACATATATTTCACTAGAGTGATTGTTTATGGATTGGAGACGATCACGAGTTATCGATTCGAATGGACTAGTGTTGTTGCTGGTGAATTGGGGActgttttgttttatgtttttacgGGGTATACTTTTAGGCCGAAACCATGTAATTCGTATTTTGTgattgatgatgaggaagaagaagctgCTCTTGAAATGTTGAGGATGGATGGAGGGAAATCTTAG
- the LOC130802587 gene encoding protein IQ-DOMAIN 17-like: MGKNGGSSTWLSAVKKAFRSPSKDKQNNSDKRSCRSEDSEQHEQEKRRGKRRWNFGKALHNKDQNNGKKAINNNNNNNNNNNNNIRASTNADGGTPILEVEEEKRHAIEVAIATAAAAEAAVATAQAAVKFMRMTRPCTLSRETQAAVTIQKIFRGYLARRALRALKGLVKLQALVRGHNVRKRTTLTLARMQALLRVQTRVCDERRRLSISREGSLSSSFFTDKNPPSKEGDWDENQSFEKEMELMSMFGMTQESGCNFERDLACAFSDKIWKSHMKESEENVDGDMRWREAIQWERPGRYSCDQRTPIKILQLDNTHHKLLSSYLKLREENSHQQTKSNLYSSYQTPTNQYQPKLKHLHVHSASPSCFRQDELNYLKSQTPRLDSSYRNNVVVPSYMAETASAKARTRSLSVPREQRPPTPEREGIGIPKRRLFFGSSEEVPSPSCRNTPRVQR, translated from the exons ATGGGGAAGAATGGTGGAAGTTCTACTTGGTTAAGTGCTGTAAAAAAGGCATTTAGGTCTCCTAGTAAAGATAAGCAGAACAACAGTGATAAAAGAAGCTGTAGAAGTGAAGATTCAGAACAACATGAACAAGAAAAG agaagAGGAAAGCGAAGATGGAATTTTGGAAAAGCCTTGCACAATAAGGACCAAAATAACGGAAAAAAAgccataaataataataataataataataataataataataataatattcgtGCAAGTACAAATGCTGATGGTGGAACACCCATTTTGGAAGTGGAGGAGGAAAAAAGACATGCAATCGAGGTTGCAATAGCGACCGCAGCCGCGGCTGAGGCCGCTGTTGCAACAGCTCAGGCTGCTGTGAAGTTTATGAGGATGACTAGGCCGTGCACATTGTCAAGAGAAACCCAAGCAGCTGTAACTATTCAGAAAATCTTCAGAGGATATTTG GCCAGAAGAGCACTCAGAGCACTAAAAGGACTGGTAAAACTGCAAGCATTAGTAAGAGGGCACAATGTAAGGAAGAGAACAACATTAACACTGGCCCGAATGCAAGCCCTTCTTCGAGTTCAAACTCGAGTCTGTGATGAACGTCGCAGACTTTCAATCTCACGCGAAGGAAGCCTTAGCTCGAGTTTTTTTACCGACAAAAATCCCCCG TCAAAAGAAGGAGACTGGGATGAAAATCAGAGTTTTGAAAAAGAAATGGAGTTAATGTCTATGTTTGGAATGACTCAAGAAAGTGGTTGCAATTTTGAAAGAGATCTTGCCTGTGCCTTCTCTGATAAG ATATGGAAATCCCACATGAAGGAATCAGAAGAAAATGTAGATGGTGATATGAGATGGAGGGAAGCAATTCAATGGGAAAGACCAGGGAGATATTCTTGTGATCAAAGAACACCCATCAAAATACTTCAACTAGACAACACACATCACAAGCTCTTGTCAAGTTATCTCAAACTTAGGGAGGAAAATTCTCACCAACAAACCAAATCTAATCTATATTCATCTTACCAAACACCTACTAATCAATATCAACCCAAACTAAAACATCTACATGTTCATTCAGCTAGTCCGAGTTGCTTTAGACAAGACGAACTCAACTATCTAAAGTCTCAAACACCGCGCTTGGACTCCTCTTATCGAAACAATGTTGTAGTTCCAAGTTACATGGCTGAAACCGCATCTGCTAAGGCTCGCACCCGATCGTTAAGTGTGCCTAGAGAACAAAGACCCCCTACACCGGAAAGAGAAGGGATAGGAATTCCTAAAAGGCGTTTGTTTTTCGGCTCTTCAGAAGAAGTACCTTCACCGTCTTGCAGAAATACACCAAGGGTGCAGAGATAA